CGGTTTTTCAGGCGTGCAGCTGCCCTCACCGTCAGCCACTGCGACGGTGTTAGTCTCAAATGTGGTCATTTTTCCCCCTGGGGGCTAAGCCATATTCAGCGCAACGTCATCAGTGAAAACGCCGGATCCTCCAGCGGCACCTGCGACAGATCGCGTCCGGTAGCCATCCAGCGTTTCGCCAGCTTGACGGTGCGCGCATCGTTAAATGCCACCAGCTGGTTCAGCACGCCATCGGTGCCGAGAGAGAAGTAGAGATTGCCCTGCGGCGTCTGCCGTATCTGGCTACGGCTGCCGGGCTGCGGAACGCCGAGGATCTGGATATTGTGCTGATATTGATCTGACCAGAGCCACGGAATGTCGTCATAGCCGGGGGCCGCCTCGTTCAGCATCGCTCTGGCGGTAGCGATAGCCTGATTCTGCGCGAATGCCCATGACTGAAGCGAAATGCCATAGCGCGGATGCTGTGCCACGTCACCGGCGGCAAAGATCGCCGCATCGGATGTCCTGCCCTGCGCATCAACCACAATGCCGCGCCCGATAGCCAGTCCGGCCTGCTGCGCCAGCGCCAGATTCAGCTCAACGCCGATCCCTACCACCACCGCATCAAACGGCTCACGCTGCCCGTCGCACTGTATTACCGGCCTGCCGCCCTCATCTTCCAGCTCCAGCGCGCCACAGCCACAGCGGATATCCACGCCCTGTTCACGGTGCAGCTGATGCAGCGCCGCAGAAACGTCAGCGTTTACCGAGCGCATACAGAGCGCTGGCTGCTGCTCAAACAGGCTGACCGCCACGCCGGATCGACGTGCTGAAGCGGCAATCTCCAGCCCAATCCAGCCGCCGCCAACGATAGCCAGCCGTTGCGTACCGGCAAGACAGGCTTTCAGCCGCTGCGCATCCTGCCAGTTACGCAGCGTGTAGACCTGCGGATGCTGACGCCAGGCCGCGTTCGGTAGCCGCGCCTGTCCGCCGGTGGCGATCAGTAACTGGTCATAGGCCAGCCGTTCGCCGTTACTCAGCAGCACATTTTTCGCAACGCGATCGATCGCTTCCGCACGCAGCGGACGATACCAGCGCAGATCGAGTGCCTGCTGCATTTCAGCGCTGAACAGGCGCGGCAGCGCGGCATCCGGCTCCAGCAACGCGCTTTTGGAAAGCGGCGGGCGCTCGTAAAAATCCCAGGGCTCATCGGCCACCACCGCGATCTCACCGCGAAAGCCTTCGTCCCGCAGGGTTTTCGCCGCCCAGCCGCCCGCCTGACCACCGCCGATAATCACGATACGCGCCGTCATACCGCCTCCGGTTTTTTCTGCTGGCGACGCGTATCGTG
The sequence above is a segment of the Mixta intestinalis genome. Coding sequences within it:
- a CDS encoding NAD(P)/FAD-dependent oxidoreductase; the encoded protein is MTARIVIIGGGQAGGWAAKTLRDEGFRGEIAVVADEPWDFYERPPLSKSALLEPDAALPRLFSAEMQQALDLRWYRPLRAEAIDRVAKNVLLSNGERLAYDQLLIATGGQARLPNAAWRQHPQVYTLRNWQDAQRLKACLAGTQRLAIVGGGWIGLEIAASARRSGVAVSLFEQQPALCMRSVNADVSAALHQLHREQGVDIRCGCGALELEDEGGRPVIQCDGQREPFDAVVVGIGVELNLALAQQAGLAIGRGIVVDAQGRTSDAAIFAAGDVAQHPRYGISLQSWAFAQNQAIATARAMLNEAAPGYDDIPWLWSDQYQHNIQILGVPQPGSRSQIRQTPQGNLYFSLGTDGVLNQLVAFNDARTVKLAKRWMATGRDLSQVPLEDPAFSLMTLR